The Thermodesulfovibrionia bacterium genome includes a region encoding these proteins:
- a CDS encoding efflux RND transporter permease subunit, protein MNISELFIKRPIMTSLVMIAVMIFGVFAYRILPVNDLPSIDFPTIQVRASLPGASPETMASAVATPLERQFSTISGLDAMTSTNGQGVSVITLKFALERNIDAAAQDVQAAISKSARQLPEDMPSPPSYQKVNPADQPVIYLTLSSPTLPLSDVNEYADTIISPRISMIKGVAQVQIYGSQKYAVRVQVDPKALANRKIGLDEVAASLSRWNVNLPTGGLQGDKQAFTIQASGQLYNAEAFKAIIVAYRDGSPVRLQDIAVVMDSIENDKVAAWYNTKGKSVRAVVLAVQRQPGTNTIEVVDSIKEQIPSFRSQLPATVELNTLFDRSDSIRSSVVDVKFTLLLTIALVVLVIFLFLRNVSATVIPSLALPLSIIGTFAAMYGLGFSVNNITLMALTLSVGFVVDDAIVMLENIVRHMEHGEKPMDAALRGSREIGFTIISMTLSLVAVFIPILFMAGMLGRMLHEFAVTITVAILISGFVSLTLTPMLCSRFLRPLGEERHGRLYNFMERFFDGMRNLYERTLKGVLHFRRTTIVVTLALTAATAWLFTIMPAGLLPPDDIGAIFAFTEAAQGISFDEMKRHQQKLADIVLQDPNVEAFMSVVGAAGPRVASNGGLMFMKLKPRDERKLNADQIIAGLRPKVMGVPGVMMFMQNPPPIRLEATLSKAQYQFVLQSPDIKDLYANAADFEKKLRGIAMIQDVNSDLQIKNPQVNLEIDRDRAAALGITAQQIEDTLYSAYGARQVSTIYSSTNQYQVIMELEPQYQMDPSALGMLYVRSNTGQLVPLSSVADIKKGLGPLSVNHLGQITAVTISFNLKPGTPLGDAVAAVEKEAKALPSSITTGFQGTAQVYKASTVGLAMLLLLAIVVIYIVLGILYESYIHPLTILSGLPAAGFGALITLLIFGKDLNLYSFVGIIMLVGIVKKNAIMMIDFALEAERQGNKTPLEAIYEGAIVRFRPIMMTTMAALMGTLPIAIGFGAGADSRRSLGLAVVGGLLVSQLLTLYITPVVYYYMDRMQAKTRKMFKTASRDRGESAAL, encoded by the coding sequence ATGAATATCTCTGAACTATTTATAAAACGACCTATCATGACCAGCCTTGTCATGATAGCGGTAATGATCTTCGGGGTCTTTGCATACCGGATCCTTCCGGTTAATGATCTTCCGAGTATTGATTTTCCGACCATTCAGGTGCGCGCAAGCCTTCCGGGCGCAAGCCCTGAGACGATGGCAAGCGCTGTAGCTACTCCGCTGGAGCGCCAGTTCTCTACCATCTCCGGCCTTGATGCCATGACATCCACCAATGGGCAGGGTGTTTCGGTCATCACTCTTAAATTTGCTCTGGAGCGTAATATAGATGCAGCTGCGCAGGATGTACAGGCCGCAATCTCCAAGTCTGCGCGGCAGCTGCCGGAGGACATGCCGAGCCCTCCATCATATCAGAAGGTCAACCCGGCAGACCAGCCGGTAATTTATCTGACTCTCAGCTCGCCGACACTTCCGCTTTCTGATGTAAATGAATACGCTGACACTATTATTTCGCCGCGCATCTCCATGATCAAAGGCGTGGCACAGGTGCAGATCTATGGTTCACAAAAGTACGCTGTGCGTGTTCAGGTAGATCCAAAGGCATTGGCGAACCGGAAGATCGGACTTGATGAGGTAGCTGCTTCATTGTCACGCTGGAACGTAAACCTGCCGACAGGCGGGCTGCAGGGGGATAAGCAGGCATTTACCATCCAGGCAAGCGGGCAGCTTTATAATGCTGAAGCGTTCAAGGCGATCATTGTTGCTTATCGCGACGGCTCGCCGGTGCGTCTGCAGGACATAGCTGTGGTAATGGATAGCATTGAGAATGACAAGGTCGCCGCATGGTACAACACTAAAGGCAAGTCTGTCAGGGCTGTTGTTCTTGCGGTACAGCGCCAGCCCGGAACCAATACAATAGAGGTTGTGGACAGCATTAAGGAGCAGATACCAAGTTTCAGAAGCCAGCTTCCGGCTACAGTGGAACTGAACACCCTTTTTGACCGCTCTGACTCTATCCGTTCGTCAGTAGTGGATGTTAAATTCACACTTCTCCTGACCATCGCCCTTGTTGTCCTTGTTATATTTCTCTTTCTGCGCAATGTGTCAGCAACGGTGATCCCAAGCCTCGCGCTGCCGCTTTCCATCATCGGTACTTTTGCCGCCATGTACGGCCTGGGATTCTCGGTCAACAATATAACGCTGATGGCGCTCACACTGTCGGTCGGATTTGTAGTGGACGATGCGATAGTTATGCTTGAAAATATCGTCCGTCACATGGAGCATGGAGAGAAGCCGATGGATGCCGCATTACGCGGCTCAAGAGAGATAGGATTTACAATTATCTCCATGACGCTCTCGCTCGTTGCCGTATTTATACCCATACTTTTTATGGCAGGAATGCTCGGCAGGATGCTGCACGAGTTCGCCGTGACCATCACTGTTGCAATACTCATCTCGGGATTTGTTTCTCTGACGCTCACACCGATGCTATGCAGCCGTTTCCTGAGGCCGTTGGGAGAAGAGCGGCACGGACGGCTATATAATTTCATGGAGAGGTTCTTTGACGGCATGCGCAACCTCTATGAGAGGACCCTCAAGGGAGTTCTCCATTTCCGCCGCACAACCATTGTGGTTACTCTTGCATTGACAGCGGCAACGGCATGGCTCTTTACCATAATGCCGGCAGGCCTGCTTCCGCCGGATGACATCGGCGCGATATTTGCCTTTACCGAAGCGGCTCAGGGCATTTCCTTTGACGAGATGAAGCGTCATCAGCAGAAGCTTGCCGATATAGTGCTTCAGGACCCCAATGTGGAAGCATTTATGTCAGTTGTAGGCGCAGCAGGCCCGAGGGTGGCTTCAAACGGAGGCCTGATGTTCATGAAGCTGAAGCCGCGGGATGAACGCAAGCTGAATGCCGATCAGATAATAGCGGGGCTCAGGCCGAAGGTGATGGGTGTTCCCGGCGTTATGATGTTCATGCAGAACCCGCCGCCTATACGGCTCGAAGCGACCCTTTCCAAGGCGCAGTATCAGTTCGTGCTTCAGAGCCCGGACATAAAAGATCTGTATGCCAACGCTGCTGACTTTGAGAAAAAGCTTCGCGGGATAGCCATGATCCAGGACGTGAACAGCGACCTTCAGATCAAGAATCCGCAGGTGAACCTTGAGATCGACCGCGACCGTGCAGCTGCCCTTGGCATCACAGCACAGCAGATAGAAGACACTCTCTATTCTGCCTACGGCGCACGTCAGGTCTCAACCATATACTCTTCCACAAATCAGTACCAGGTGATCATGGAATTGGAGCCGCAGTATCAGATGGACCCGTCAGCGCTCGGCATGCTTTATGTCCGCTCAAACACAGGCCAGCTTGTGCCGCTCTCTTCTGTTGCAGACATAAAGAAGGGACTTGGCCCTTTATCTGTTAACCATCTCGGCCAGATAACAGCTGTGACAATCTCTTTCAACCTTAAGCCCGGCACCCCATTAGGTGATGCCGTTGCAGCAGTTGAGAAGGAGGCAAAGGCGCTTCCTTCTTCGATCACAACAGGATTCCAGGGGACAGCTCAGGTATATAAGGCATCAACGGTCGGGCTTGCCATGCTCCTGCTCCTTGCCATTGTTGTGATATATATCGTGCTCGGTATTCTGTACGAGAGCTACATACATCCTTTGACCATACTTTCAGGATTGCCTGCGGCAGGTTTCGGAGCGCTCATAACACTTCTCATATTCGGCAAGGACCTGAACCTTTACTCCTTCGTCGGTATCATCATGCTCGTCGGTATTGTGAAGAAGAACGCTATCATGATGATAGACTTCGCGCTTGAGGCTGAGCGGCAGGGCAACAAGACTCCGCTTGAGGCGATCTATGAAGGGGCCATTGTGCGTTTCAGGCCGATCATGATGACAACCATGGCGGCGCTCATGGGCACTCTGCCGATAGCGATCGGATTCGGCGCAGGCGCTGATTCACGCCGCTCTCTCGGGCTTGCGGTTGTCGGAGGACTGCTTGTATCACAGCTGCTGACGCTCTACATAACTCCTGTGGTTTATTACTATATGGACAGGATGCAGGCCAAGACACGAAAGATGTTTAAAACCGCCTCTCGAGACCGCGGAGAAAGCGCAGCGTTGTAA
- a CDS encoding efflux RND transporter periplasmic adaptor subunit: MKNKFLTIICCLFFAVCSASFLTACSKEKPKQAPKSMVVPVTTESVTNKSVPLQLTAMGTVEAFSSVKITARVGGELLSVGFHEGKDVKKGELLFTIDPAPYQTTYEIAEANLRRDMAVAKKAEDDLIRYKALFNENLVSRNDLEKIQTNADAVAATVIAGKAAVENAKLQLGYCYIYAPVAGRTGSLLVNQGNLIKANDNNPMVIINQIQPVYVSFSVPEHDLAEIRRYMSSGRLNVEALFSKEDKISENGLLTFIDNTVDTSTGTIKMKASFENREMALWPGQFVNITIALSTIQDAVVVPSQAVQTGQQGQFVFVIKEDTAELRPVTAGLTHEGMTVIEKGLSSGEEVVTDGQMMLMPGAKVLIKNN; this comes from the coding sequence ATGAAGAATAAGTTCCTGACAATTATATGCTGTTTGTTTTTTGCTGTTTGCTCTGCATCTTTTCTTACGGCATGTTCAAAGGAGAAGCCGAAACAGGCTCCTAAATCCATGGTTGTCCCTGTGACGACTGAATCTGTGACCAATAAATCGGTGCCTTTACAGTTAACGGCCATGGGGACAGTTGAAGCATTCTCCTCAGTCAAGATTACTGCGCGTGTCGGAGGTGAACTCTTGAGCGTTGGCTTTCATGAGGGGAAGGATGTTAAAAAAGGCGAGCTGCTTTTCACGATTGACCCTGCGCCTTATCAGACAACTTATGAGATAGCTGAGGCCAATCTCAGGAGGGATATGGCTGTTGCAAAAAAAGCTGAAGATGACCTTATCAGGTATAAGGCGCTCTTCAATGAGAATCTTGTAAGCAGAAATGACCTTGAGAAGATACAGACAAATGCTGATGCTGTTGCGGCAACTGTGATAGCTGGCAAGGCAGCCGTGGAGAATGCAAAGCTTCAGCTTGGTTACTGTTACATCTATGCCCCGGTCGCAGGCCGTACAGGCAGTCTTCTTGTGAACCAGGGTAATCTCATCAAGGCAAATGATAATAATCCGATGGTGATCATAAATCAGATACAGCCTGTTTATGTGAGCTTCTCAGTTCCGGAGCATGACCTCGCAGAGATAAGAAGATACATGTCGTCAGGGAGATTAAATGTCGAGGCATTGTTCTCCAAGGAAGATAAGATATCTGAAAACGGTCTTTTGACATTTATAGATAATACAGTAGACACTTCAACCGGGACTATCAAAATGAAGGCGTCTTTTGAGAACAGGGAGATGGCTTTATGGCCCGGACAATTCGTTAACATCACGATTGCTTTATCAACCATACAGGACGCAGTGGTCGTGCCTTCTCAGGCAGTGCAGACAGGGCAGCAGGGGCAGTTCGTATTTGTTATTAAGGAAGATACGGCAGAGCTTCGCCCTGTCACAGCGGGACTAACACATGAAGGTATGACTGTCATTGAGAAAGGGCTTTCGTCAGGCGAAGAGGTGGTTACAGACGGACAGATGATGCTTATGCCCGGCGCAAAGGTTTTGATAAAGAACAACTGA
- a CDS encoding TolC family protein: MMKRTLLFLFLFMAAVPVTLPAQEYSLSELYSIALERSKSIKIAEEELYLSERDKDRATAVLTPALSAFGSSTEYSNSGSSLPDNSTAWGLKLGQSISMSGRELTAMDIAKETIVKSRFDLDTVRGNYLLSVATSYYDVLKSKKALEIINANVERLTKHRDAAKIRLKVGESTKTVLLRAEAELSGAQSDLIRADNALKFTKVLLARTVGISNDFDLKEDQPYAISTMTLDSLKQTALSERAELKSSGLQKEIADKQIKYTKGLYWPSLSVEGVYSKKEDHPSISSSNSENIYGVLSINYPLFDGGLRKAEVRQAEARLRQADYRLQDMQDSVNVEVDNAYLNLATVSGVLEKLRSEVEYAKDNYNSVTKQFEYGLADSIDIMDANTLLVTSERQLANAQYDQQLALLILQRATGTLLKTVAGNQ; this comes from the coding sequence ATGATGAAACGAACTCTTCTGTTTCTGTTTTTATTTATGGCCGCAGTTCCCGTGACATTGCCGGCGCAGGAGTACAGCCTCAGCGAGCTTTATTCAATCGCGCTTGAGCGAAGCAAGAGCATCAAGATAGCAGAGGAAGAGCTTTATCTTTCTGAACGCGACAAAGACAGGGCTACGGCAGTGCTGACACCTGCGCTCTCAGCATTCGGAAGCAGCACTGAATACAGCAATAGCGGCAGCTCACTGCCTGATAACAGCACTGCGTGGGGTTTGAAGTTGGGCCAGTCCATCTCAATGAGCGGCAGGGAATTGACAGCCATGGACATAGCAAAAGAGACGATTGTAAAGAGCAGGTTTGATCTTGATACGGTCAGGGGGAATTATTTACTAAGCGTTGCCACTTCGTATTATGACGTGCTCAAATCAAAGAAGGCGCTTGAGATAATAAATGCCAATGTAGAAAGGCTGACAAAACACAGGGATGCAGCAAAGATACGGCTCAAGGTCGGCGAGAGCACCAAGACAGTTCTTCTGCGGGCTGAAGCAGAGCTCTCAGGCGCGCAGTCGGATCTGATAAGGGCAGACAATGCGCTGAAATTCACAAAGGTGCTCCTTGCACGAACCGTCGGGATCAGCAATGATTTCGATCTGAAAGAAGATCAGCCGTATGCAATATCAACAATGACTCTTGACAGCCTGAAGCAGACAGCATTATCGGAACGGGCGGAGTTGAAAAGTTCTGGCCTTCAGAAAGAGATCGCTGACAAGCAGATCAAATATACAAAGGGCTTATACTGGCCGAGCCTTTCAGTTGAAGGAGTGTATTCAAAGAAAGAGGATCATCCGTCTATAAGCTCATCAAACAGTGAAAATATTTACGGAGTTCTGAGCATTAATTATCCGTTATTTGACGGAGGATTGAGAAAGGCAGAAGTCAGGCAGGCAGAGGCAAGGCTCAGGCAGGCGGATTACAGGCTTCAGGATATGCAGGATTCTGTTAATGTCGAGGTTGATAACGCCTATCTTAATCTGGCAACCGTTTCAGGGGTTCTGGAAAAACTGCGTTCGGAAGTGGAATATGCAAAAGACAATTACAACTCTGTTACAAAACAGTTCGAGTACGGCCTTGCTGACAGCATAGATATCATGGATGCAAACACTCTGCTTGTTACTTCTGAAAGGCAGCTTGCAAATGCGCAGTATGATCAACAGTTAGCTCTTTTAATATTGCAGCGCGCAACCGGAACACTTTTAAAGACTGTAGCCGGCAATCAATAG
- a CDS encoding TetR/AcrR family transcriptional regulator, translating to MNQRSSNNVSKTRVLKAALKLFSSKGYSGTKMTDIAQEVGLSVGALYLRFKSKEEVCLELIKDQTKDFSEFTKSLSSQPPLKALKIYIDTNLEVAFKKKQLISLLIKEHDMPFLKPFRKNFLKTQHDIIMDILKAGIKSKDFRPLDIDDTALMIFACIRGGILLRLRFETGDEKKMGDSLYDLITKGIRKDTI from the coding sequence ATGAATCAGCGTTCATCTAATAATGTTTCCAAAACAAGGGTATTGAAGGCTGCTCTGAAGCTCTTTTCTTCAAAGGGATATTCTGGCACGAAGATGACCGATATAGCGCAGGAGGTCGGGCTTAGTGTCGGCGCGCTTTACCTGAGGTTCAAAAGTAAAGAGGAAGTCTGCCTTGAGCTGATAAAGGATCAGACAAAGGATTTCAGCGAGTTTACAAAAAGCCTTTCTTCGCAGCCGCCGCTCAAGGCGTTAAAAATATATATTGATACAAACCTTGAAGTCGCTTTTAAAAAGAAGCAGCTCATCTCTCTTTTAATCAAGGAACATGACATGCCGTTTTTAAAGCCGTTCAGGAAAAACTTTTTAAAGACACAGCACGACATAATAATGGATATTCTTAAAGCCGGGATAAAGAGCAAAGATTTCAGGCCTCTTGATATTGATGATACAGCCTTGATGATATTCGCGTGTATAAGAGGCGGCATCCTGTTGAGGCTCAGGTTTGAGACAGGGGATGAAAAAAAGATGGGCGACTCGCTTTATGATCTGATAACTAAAGGGATAAGGAAGGATACGATATGA
- a CDS encoding Fic family protein, with amino-acid sequence MAKVLHVFNTISRLRERYYAASAGKQSLIKLLSEAEVAEQVYNSNAIENSTLTLEETEKILLQIDLDRYITEREIFEAKNLARVVSYIDTKAKEQELTLEVILSLHKMLIANIRDDIAGRFRKDGEWVRVASHIAPDPKEVDGRLEKMLARYNADSHENIIKRIALLHLTFEHTHPFVDGNGRIGRVLNNYLLIREGFVPVNIKFIDRKMYYEAFKEFDEKGAAKIMEEIVGKALTNSYHKRLAYLEGAHIMTLVEYAKKHKVSHSNLINKANRQTIEAFLEKGIWKIGVKQKQK; translated from the coding sequence GCAAAAGTATTACACGTATTTAATACAATCAGCCGCCTCAGAGAGCGGTATTATGCCGCGTCTGCCGGGAAACAATCGCTTATAAAATTACTGAGCGAAGCAGAGGTCGCTGAGCAGGTGTATAACTCCAATGCCATCGAGAACAGCACCCTCACTCTTGAAGAAACAGAAAAAATCCTTTTGCAAATAGACCTGGACAGATACATAACCGAGAGAGAAATCTTTGAAGCCAAAAATCTTGCGCGTGTAGTTTCATATATCGATACAAAAGCCAAAGAGCAAGAGCTGACTCTTGAGGTTATTCTGTCGCTTCACAAAATGCTTATAGCGAATATCCGGGATGATATCGCCGGAAGATTTCGCAAGGACGGTGAATGGGTCAGGGTTGCCAGCCACATTGCGCCGGACCCGAAAGAAGTGGATGGAAGATTGGAAAAAATGCTTGCGAGGTATAACGCTGACAGCCATGAAAATATTATAAAACGTATTGCGCTGCTGCATCTTACTTTTGAACACACACACCCGTTTGTTGACGGCAATGGCCGCATCGGAAGAGTACTGAATAATTATCTGCTTATACGGGAAGGTTTTGTGCCGGTAAATATTAAATTCATTGACAGGAAAATGTATTACGAGGCGTTTAAGGAATTTGACGAAAAAGGCGCTGCAAAGATCATGGAGGAAATAGTCGGCAAGGCGCTTACTAACAGTTATCACAAGAGGCTTGCCTATCTGGAAGGCGCGCACATCATGACGCTTGTTGAATATGCAAAAAAGCATAAAGTATCACACTCGAATTTGATAAATAAGGCAAACCGCCAAACCATAGAAGCCTTTCTTGAAAAAGGCATCTGGAAGATTGGCGTAAAGCAGAAGCAAAAATAA